In the genome of Pelodiscus sinensis isolate JC-2024 chromosome 15, ASM4963464v1, whole genome shotgun sequence, one region contains:
- the LOC142818424 gene encoding uncharacterized protein LOC142818424, producing MAKHIRLWFRKALKMAPGPVGSSSSVPAGGEAESHQLGATRPPARPLRTWLQRRLGRRDPAQRGSRVGWLWGLLCGEKHLPQEPSPHYHQGASPCPAPGDLPVSGSPQPLRTSPCSCGSSSVSSSAWASSCSRATSCSRSDPEPPCASAELCQERMDSRVEEGAIYDIEEQLHTRDTSPAALQRFLLAVPPACLAALQRGEDTLAPRCCKDTMMARIVEIMEDSPPPLVLADCLNAACSLSTLQPPLQAQLLNPLLRAAVGQTVSGDWQQEPIHTQQFIRALPVDLQALLASLLAESPDTARLQLIMEHLSPWLESRLPQERARALGSTTALLGVATTLPGFENSADWPRMGHHVAQLGLFISDPSEDVSRLARKGVHSLYRLLLHHRGLNIHQAEDLWCRHYYKERWVLAHSNTVRVGEC from the exons atggccaaacacatcaggctgtggttccggaaagccctgaagatggccccagggccggtgggaagcagctcctccgtccccgcgggcggggaagctgaatcccaccagctcggggcgactcgcccaccggccaggcccctccggacctggctccagaggcggctgggaaggcgggacccagcccagcggggaagccgggtagggtggctctggggcctcctctgtggagagaaacacctgccccaggagcccagcccccattaccaccagggggcatcgccctgcccggcccccggggacctgccagtctccgggagcccccagcctctccgcaccagcccctgcagctgtgggtccagctcagtgagcagcagcgcctgggcctccagctgcagccgggccacctcctgcagccgctcagacccag agcccccctgcgcctcggcggagctctgccaggagcggatggactcccgggtggaggaaggggccatctatgatattgaagagcagctccacacccgggacacg agcccagccgccctgcagcggttcctcctggccgtcccccccgcctgcctcgccgccctccaaaggggcgaggacaccctggcgccgcgctgctgcaaggacaccatgatggccaggatcgtg gagatcatggaggactccccccccccactggtcttggccgactgcctcaacgccgcctgcagcctcag caccttgcagcctcccctacaggcccagctcctgaaccccctgctgagggcggccgtgggacagactgtgtctggggactggcagcaggagcccatccacacgcag cagttcatccgggcccttcccgtcgacctccaggccctactggcgagcctcctcgccgagtccccagacaccgccaggctgcagctgatcatggag cacctgagcccgtggctggagtcccgcctgccccaggagcgagccagggcccttggcagcaccacggccctgctgggagtcgccaccaccctcccggggtttgag aactccgccgactggccgaggatgggtcaccacgtggcccagctgggcctttttatttcggacccatccgaagacgtcagccggctggcccggaagggggtgcacagcctgtaccgcctcctcctgcaccacaggg gcctcaacatccaccaggcagaggacctgtggtgcaggcactactataaggagagatgggtcctggcgcatagcaacaccgtcagggtgggagag